From the genome of Methanofervidicoccus abyssi, one region includes:
- a CDS encoding valine--tRNA ligase: MEMPKEYPLELEKVVQKKWEEEGIYRFKNDKNKPQYIIDTPPPYPTGNMHLGHALNWTYMDIIARFKRMNNYDVLFPQGWDCHGLPTEVKVEEIYNITKSDIDREEFRRLCIELTEKNIKKMREQVKSLGISIDWSREYITMKPEYIKKSQTAFVRMYRDGLIYRGKHPVNWCPRCQTAIAFAEVNYIDRETYLNYIKFPYADDGDKYLTIATTRPELLPACVGIVVNPKDERYRDIIGKSVKVPLFNQEVRVYGDEDVEMDFGTGVVMVCTFGDKTDVRWVNKHGLEVKKAINERGELTEICGKYAGMKTEEARREIIEDLKREGYLLKQEVIKQNVGVCWRCKTPIEIIVGDQWFVNIKELLPKIREVIDEIKWTPEYMKKRLLQWIEDMDWDWCISRQRIFATPIPVWYCPDCGEIIVAKEEDLPIDPTVECPYTCKCGNKNLIPERDVLDTWMDSSITPMVITGWLEDEDFFREHYPVQLRPQGHDIIRTWAFYTIVKSIALTGKKPWNEIIINGMVFGEDGHKMSKSRGNIVEPSEITEKYGADALRMWAANSSLGNDVPFAWKDVDYNYRFLRKFWNAARFARMHLGDNTIEKIKEAIEKGDISLDNPVDLWIISKLNRLIKKVTEDLEDYRFNTIVNIQKFLWHEFCDNYIEMVKYRLYKEGEGSERDKFNCLYTLYYVITNVLKLLAPFAPHFAQIVGDIYKVDNFHTTWCKVQEDMIDEEWECIGELAKKVVVSIRRYKANKGMSLNAKLEKVEIYLMDKKDYERILKVVKDIKGTLNIEKLKVISGKPKLEQKIVEVIPDKSKIGPQFKRDSKKVMDFIRNADEETIEKILQEGLETEFGLLSREHIKSIKRALFSKGKMVDAVDIEGVVDGIAVIEVGGDK, encoded by the coding sequence AGGATGAACAACTACGACGTCCTCTTTCCACAGGGATGGGACTGCCATGGTCTTCCAACAGAGGTTAAAGTTGAGGAGATCTACAATATAACGAAATCTGATATAGATAGGGAGGAGTTCAGAAGACTCTGTATAGAGCTTACAGAGAAGAATATTAAAAAGATGAGAGAACAGGTAAAATCCTTAGGTATATCTATAGACTGGAGTAGAGAGTATATCACTATGAAACCTGAGTATATCAAAAAATCTCAAACTGCATTTGTCAGAATGTACAGGGATGGTCTTATATACAGAGGAAAGCACCCTGTTAACTGGTGTCCAAGGTGTCAAACTGCCATAGCTTTTGCAGAGGTAAATTACATAGATAGGGAGACTTACCTGAATTATATCAAGTTCCCTTATGCAGATGATGGAGATAAATATTTAACAATTGCAACTACGAGACCTGAACTCCTCCCTGCCTGTGTAGGTATCGTGGTAAATCCAAAAGATGAAAGATATAGGGATATAATTGGGAAAAGTGTTAAGGTACCCCTCTTCAACCAGGAGGTTAGAGTGTATGGAGACGAAGACGTAGAGATGGACTTCGGTACTGGAGTAGTAATGGTATGTACCTTTGGAGATAAGACAGACGTTAGATGGGTAAATAAGCATGGACTCGAGGTTAAAAAGGCTATAAACGAGAGAGGAGAACTTACAGAAATATGTGGTAAGTATGCAGGTATGAAGACAGAGGAGGCTAGGAGGGAAATAATAGAAGATCTTAAAAGGGAGGGCTATCTCCTGAAACAGGAGGTTATAAAACAGAACGTAGGTGTATGTTGGAGGTGTAAAACACCTATAGAAATCATCGTTGGGGATCAGTGGTTTGTAAATATAAAGGAGTTATTACCTAAGATTAGGGAAGTTATTGATGAGATCAAGTGGACTCCTGAATATATGAAGAAGAGACTACTACAGTGGATAGAAGATATGGACTGGGACTGGTGTATAAGTAGACAGAGAATATTTGCCACGCCTATTCCTGTATGGTACTGTCCAGACTGTGGAGAGATAATAGTTGCTAAGGAAGAAGATCTTCCAATAGATCCCACAGTAGAGTGTCCCTACACCTGTAAATGTGGAAATAAAAATCTTATACCTGAGAGGGACGTCTTAGATACCTGGATGGACTCCTCTATTACTCCGATGGTAATAACTGGATGGTTGGAAGATGAAGATTTCTTCAGAGAACACTATCCAGTGCAACTGAGACCTCAGGGGCATGACATTATAAGAACTTGGGCATTCTACACCATTGTAAAGTCTATAGCATTGACAGGTAAGAAACCCTGGAACGAGATAATAATAAACGGCATGGTATTTGGAGAAGATGGCCATAAAATGAGTAAGAGTAGGGGGAACATAGTAGAGCCTTCTGAGATCACAGAAAAGTACGGGGCAGATGCCCTTAGAATGTGGGCTGCTAACAGCTCCCTTGGAAACGACGTACCCTTTGCCTGGAAAGATGTTGATTACAACTATAGGTTCCTTAGGAAGTTCTGGAATGCTGCAAGATTTGCAAGGATGCACTTGGGGGATAATACCATAGAGAAGATAAAAGAGGCCATAGAGAAGGGGGACATTTCATTGGATAATCCTGTGGATCTCTGGATAATAAGTAAGTTGAATAGACTTATTAAGAAGGTTACGGAAGATTTGGAGGACTACAGGTTCAACACCATCGTTAATATCCAGAAGTTTCTATGGCACGAGTTCTGTGATAACTATATAGAGATGGTAAAGTACAGGTTATATAAAGAAGGTGAAGGATCTGAGAGGGATAAGTTCAACTGTTTATATACCCTCTACTACGTGATAACTAACGTTTTAAAACTCTTGGCACCATTTGCCCCTCACTTCGCCCAGATAGTGGGAGATATATACAAGGTAGATAACTTCCATACCACATGGTGCAAAGTCCAGGAGGATATGATAGATGAAGAGTGGGAGTGTATTGGAGAGTTGGCTAAGAAAGTAGTAGTTTCTATAAGGAGATACAAAGCCAACAAAGGTATGTCTCTAAATGCCAAGTTGGAGAAGGTTGAGATATATCTGATGGATAAAAAAGATTATGAAAGAATATTGAAGGTTGTAAAGGATATAAAAGGCACTTTGAATATCGAGAAGTTAAAGGTCATAAGTGGAAAGCCCAAGTTAGAACAGAAAATAGTAGAGGTTATACCTGATAAATCCAAGATAGGTCCACAGTTTAAGAGGGATTCTAAAAAGGTTATGGACTTTATAAGAAATGCAGACGAAGAAACTATAGAGAAAATACTCCAGGAGGGTCTTGAGACTGAATTTGGTTTATTAAGTAGGGAACATATAAAATCTATTAAGAGAGCACTCTTTAGTAAAGGTAAGATGGTAGATGCCGTAGATATAGAGGGGGTTGTAGACGGGATTGCTGTTATTGAAGTAGGAGGTGATAAATAA
- a CDS encoding 50S ribosomal protein L40e, giving the protein MAFEEAMNRLFKKKICLRCNARNPWKAKRCRKCGYPKLRPKAKEPRG; this is encoded by the coding sequence ATGGCATTTGAGGAAGCTATGAACAGGTTATTTAAAAAGAAGATCTGTCTAAGATGTAATGCAAGAAATCCTTGGAAAGCTAAAAGATGTAGAAAGTGTGGATATCCAAAGTTGAGACCTAAGGCAAAGGAACCGAGAGGATAA
- a CDS encoding DUF483 domain-containing protein, protein MNTIKSMEDILKRIISIRKNPENDLKNISFYIRNMDHDIYNLVISRLKKQIEIVRKYKPPVRPAIDPMVSSYIGVYSGLEFAEEYGKLMGYPTCCIESFKSVRFAIDEEHLKEVEDLKEEGKIAIVITSGFIPCSLKCKEAWKRCLIGSVSQKEYDNILQLERTLFKELPHYHGGYSEYYEKIRF, encoded by the coding sequence ATGAATACTATCAAATCTATGGAGGATATTCTTAAGAGAATAATATCTATTAGAAAAAACCCTGAAAATGATCTAAAAAATATATCTTTCTATATACGGAATATGGATCATGATATATACAACCTTGTAATCTCCAGACTTAAAAAACAGATTGAAATCGTTAGAAAATACAAACCTCCAGTTAGACCTGCTATAGACCCTATGGTATCATCCTACATAGGTGTTTACTCTGGATTAGAGTTTGCGGAAGAGTATGGAAAGTTGATGGGATATCCAACGTGTTGTATCGAATCCTTCAAATCTGTAAGGTTCGCCATAGATGAAGAACATCTTAAGGAAGTTGAAGATTTGAAGGAAGAGGGAAAAATTGCCATAGTGATAACATCAGGTTTTATACCGTGTAGTTTAAAATGTAAGGAGGCCTGGAAGAGGTGTCTCATAGGTTCAGTGTCTCAGAAGGAGTATGATAATATACTTCAGTTGGAAAGGACGTTGTTTAAAGAGCTTCCACATTATCATGGTGGATACAGTGAGTATTACGAGAAGATAAGATTTTAG
- a CDS encoding DUF367 family protein, giving the protein MKIYIYHKNQCDPKKCTALKMGKLNRAKIIKDYRKIPKKALLLNPYSKTLVSIEDRDIIERYGILALDCSWQHAKEIFKRIRFKNQRSLPFLIAANPVNYGKPYKLSTLEACIATLYIANYKNEAISLLNGFKWAKTFIDLNRDLLESYAGKGCKEIEEIEKDFLSRIAKR; this is encoded by the coding sequence CCATAAAAATCAGTGTGATCCGAAGAAATGCACCGCACTTAAGATGGGAAAGTTAAATAGGGCAAAGATTATAAAGGACTACCGTAAGATACCTAAGAAGGCCCTGCTACTAAATCCCTACTCCAAAACTTTAGTGTCCATCGAGGATAGAGACATCATAGAAAGGTATGGTATATTGGCTCTCGATTGTTCCTGGCAACATGCCAAAGAGATATTTAAAAGGATAAGATTTAAAAATCAGAGGAGTCTTCCTTTCCTTATAGCTGCCAACCCCGTAAACTATGGAAAACCCTACAAACTTTCAACCTTGGAGGCATGTATTGCAACCTTATATATCGCAAACTATAAAAATGAGGCCATATCTCTATTAAATGGTTTTAAATGGGCAAAGACATTTATAGATTTAAATAGAGACCTACTTGAAAGTTATGCAGGTAAAGGATGTAAAGAGATTGAAGAGATAGAGAAAGATTTTTTAAGTAGAATAGCAAAAAGGTAA